In a single window of the Bos javanicus breed banteng chromosome 16, ARS-OSU_banteng_1.0, whole genome shotgun sequence genome:
- the LOC133227346 gene encoding uncharacterized protein LOC133227346, translated as MRSGPGSARSCLGRVYSLVGPRLAPPPPPPAGPEGGGGRPRGQARLAPPLPGPGAGARGERRELLCPARARSRPARPSSSGARSRRAFRVSRCSCGNCRLFIPSGEKEGRWGGGPGRLRSGEGRHHLWAWRGERPQVLGRLPLGGFTRSKIFTAPHAHVSPAFPSPPPESWREAREGGLGPPQPHSLFAPDSRCPEPLASWGHSIQLRGAWRPRSELEENSRTRKWRL; from the exons ATGCGGA GCGGGCCCGGCTCCGCCCGCTCCTGCCTGGGGAGGGTATACAGCCTAGTGGGGCCGCGTCTCgcccctccacccccgcccccagccgggccggagggagggggagggaggccgCGCGGACAGGCCCGTCTCGCGCCGCCCCTGCCCGGGCCCGGCGCCGGAGCGCGGGGGGAGCGGCGCGAGCTGCTGTGTCCCGCCCGGGCCCGCTCCCGGCCCGCGCGGCCCTCCTCCTCCGGGGCTCGCTCCCGGCGCGCGTTTCGCGTCTCTCGCTGCAGCTGCGGGAACTGCAGGCTGTTTATTCCGAGTGGGGAAAaggagggaaggtggggaggaggccCGGGCCGGTTGAGGAGCGGGGAAGGGAGGCATCACCTGTGGGCCTGGCGCGGGGAGAGGCCCCAGGTTCTTGGCCGTCTTCCCCTAGGGGGTTTTACTCGAAGTAAAATTTTCACGGCTCCCCATGCCCACGTTTCTCCCGCGTTTCCATCCCCTCCTCCGGAGAGCTGGAGGGAGGCCCGAGAAGGAGGGCTCGGACCGCCTCAGCCCCACAGCTTGTTTGCCCCGGACTCGCGGTGCCCGGAGCCCCTCGCTAGCTGGGGCCACTCCATCCAATTGCGTGGAGCTTGGAG ACCACGTAGTGAGctggaagagaattccagaaccaGGAAGTGGAGGCTTTGA